In Cicer arietinum cultivar CDC Frontier isolate Library 1 chromosome 7, Cicar.CDCFrontier_v2.0, whole genome shotgun sequence, a single window of DNA contains:
- the LOC101508817 gene encoding NDR1/HIN1-like protein 2: MTDKNQIYPPPPKSTTNGTAPSFPATKPQLYGTIRPTYRAQSHHRHRSNNRNWCCTICFWLILILIFILLVLGLAGTAVYLLYHPQRPSFSVNSLKLTSDEFDLPLSTTNPNEKIKFSYEPISVSIIAGEVDVGEGVIPSFEHETKNTTMLKASVEKRGLKKKKIGSLELNMKLETKVEAKMWILKTPRVGIRVLCDGIDVAGEKAVTAASTADVKCDVDVRFKVWKWTLG, encoded by the exons atgacaGACAAAAACCAAATCTACCCTCCACCACCCAAGTCCACCACCAACGGCACTGCCCCGTCGTTCCCGGCGACAAAACCGCAACTCTATGGGACCATTCGTCCGACCTACCGTGCTCAAAGCCACCACCGACATCGTAGCAACAACCGTAATTGGTGTTGCACCATTTGTTtttggcttattctaatacTGATCTTCATCCTCCTCGTCCTTGGCCTCGCCGGCACCGCCGTCTACCTCCTCTACCATCCCCAACGTCCTTCCTTTTCCGTCAACTCACTCAAACTCACCTCCGACGAGTTTGAC CTCCCTCTTTCCACCACCAATCCTAACGagaagatcaaattttcttACGAACCAATCTCCGTTTCAATAATCGCGGGCGAAGTGGACGTTGGCGAAGGAGTTATTCCTTCGTTTGAACATGAGACGAAGAACACAACGATGTTGAAAGCTTCTGTTGAGAAGAGGggtttgaagaagaagaagattggATCGTTGGAGTTGAATATGAAGTTGGAGACTAAAGTGGAAGCTAAGATGTGGATTCTTAAGACGCCACGTGTCGGAATAAGAGTTTTGTGTGATGGCATTGATGTGGCCGGAGAGAAAGCTGTGACGGCGGCGTCTACGGCGGATGTCAAGTGTGATGTGGATGTGAGGTTTAAGGTATGGAAATGGACTCTTGGATGA
- the LOC140918867 gene encoding uncharacterized protein: protein MAENPFSDFSSNPSNLYYLHPNENPHLVLVTPLLDSKNYNSWARTMKVALISKNKLKFVDDTFLQLTSTHVLHDPWVRCNNMVFSWLQHSISESIAQSIFWIDKAHTIWKNLENRFSQGDIFKISDIQDDLTRLQQGNLDITNYFTKLTSLWEHIDSFRPTRDCVCAIQCTCGAATDLSKYKNQDHVIKFLKGLNEQFSNVRSQIMLLEPLPSLDKTFSLVLSQERQLNIQASSDSAPENQAMSMQVQNNHYSG, encoded by the coding sequence ATGGCTGAAAACCCTTTCTCTGATTTTTCCTCAAATCCTTCAAATCTCTATTATTTACATCCCAATGAGAATCCACATTTGGTTCTCGTTACCCCATTATTGGACAGCAAGAATTACAATTCATGGGCACGCACAATGAAGGTCGCATTAATCTCCaagaacaaattaaaatttgtcgATGACACCTTTCTTCAACTGACATCTACGCACGTTCTTCACGATCCATGGGTTCGCTGTAACAATATGGTGTTCTCTTGGTTGCAACACTCAATTTCTGAAAGTATCGCTCAATCAATTTTTTGGATCGACAAAGCGCACACAATTtggaaaaatctggaaaatcGATTCTCTCAAGGtgacattttcaaaatttcagatATCCAAGATGATCTCACAAGACTTCAGCAAGGTAACCTTGACATTACCAACTATTTCACCAAATTAACCTCTTTATGGGAACACATAGATTCGTTTCGACCCACTCGCGACTGCGTTTGTGCAATTCAATGCACTTGTGGGGCTGCTACTGACCTTAGCAAATATAAGAATCAAGATCATGTCATAAAATTTCTCAAAGGTTTGAATGAACAATTTTCCAATGTTCGTTCTCAAATCATGCTTCTTGAGCCCCTCCCTTCTTTGGATAAAACATTTTCTTTAGTTCTTAGTCAAGAACGACAACTCAATATTCAAGCATCCTCTGATTCTGCCCCTGAAAATCAAGCTATGTCCATGCAAGTTCAAAATAATCATTATAGCGGATGA
- the LOC101508179 gene encoding receptor-like serine/threonine-protein kinase ALE2: protein MVLQMIFLLFNLHSVLGIQQLHEYAATNLGHSSDRSHVSIAVPPSRSSSYVPSSIAQPPAKSSTGIAATSVAFPPSKSTSRTPKKKWKHGSVDSPKLHHKHHYSIRKNHDPSPGPAYPIQAPTYSHQGPSVFKAQPPFSSPKIKFIHAPAPSPTYRSSHLDAPSVSPLGSSLKKIKTPPPAYTLVLPPPPPNKDCLSITCSEPLTYTPPGSPCGCVWPLQVKLRISISIYKCFPLVSKLAEEIASSALLNHTQVRVVGADAANQQLEKTNIIINLVPKGVKFDDTTAFLIYKKFWHKEVLIDASLFGSYEVLYVHYTGLPPSPPSTPSDIDDGPNPGRDNNGMMMKPLGVEVPKKEKVRSNGRMIFIIVLSSITAFVLFLGLSWLCLLKYSSCTHQHEQVSHSLTPSSSKQTRVSGPLNHGIVSGSGSRSINSPTITYTGSAKIFTLNDLEKATNNFDSSRILGEGGFGIVYKGVLNDGRDVAVKVLKRDDRRGGREFLAEVEMLSRLHHRNLVKLIGICIEKQTRCLVYELVPNGSVESHLHSADKESDPLDWNDRMKIALGAARGLAYLHEDSNPYVIHRDFKSSNILLENDFTPKVSDFGLARTALEEGNKHISTHVMGTFGYLAPEYAMTGHLLVKSDVYSYGVVLLELLTGRKPVDLSQPPGQENLVTWVRPLLTSNEGLQMIIDPVVKPNLSIDTVVKVAAIASMCVQPEVSQRPFMGEVVQALQLVCSEFEETSYVRSSSFQKEGLVTNVERNFLEVSDERVDFSEYRKTLYGYQSGEEKVRLSASELLSTSGQEFESFRRKSTSGPLTNEKKIHFWQKLRGLSRGSTSEHGFSTKLWPGSH from the exons ATGGTGCTGCAGATGATTTTTCTGCTATTTAATCTACATTCTGTCCTTGGTATTCAACAGCTTCATGAATATGCAG CCACCAATCTAGGCCATTCAAGCGACAGAAGTCATGTAAGTATTGCAGTGCCACCATCAAGGTCATCTTCTTATGTTCCTTCAAGTATTGCACAACCACCTGCCAAATCATCGACGGGCATTGCTGCTACAAGTGTTGCATTTCCACCTTCCAAGTCAACTTCTAGAACTCCTAAAAAGAAATGGAAACATGGTTCTGTGGATTCTCCAAAATTACATCATAAGCATCACTATTCCATAAGAAAGAACCACGATCCATCTCCAGGGCCGGCTTATCCAATTCAGGCTCCTACTTACAGCCATCAAG GTCCTTCAGTTTTCAAAGCACAACCTCCTTTCTCTTCGCCAAAGATCAAATTTATCCATGCACCTGCACCATCACCAACATATCGCTCGAGCCATCTAGATG CGCCATCCGTTTCACCTCTAGGTTCATCATTGAAGAAGATTAAGACTCCCCCACCAGCATATACATTGGTTCTTCCCCCTCCACCTCCTAATAAAG ATTGCTTGTCCATTACTTGCTCTGAGCCTTTGACATACACACCGCCTGGATCACCTTGTGGTTGTGTATGGCCACTTCAAGTTAAACTCCGCATAAGCATTTCAATATACAAGTGTTTTCCTCTGGTTTCAAAGCTAGCTGAGGAAATTGCATCAAGTGCTTTGCTGAACCATACCCAAGTTCGCGTTGTGGGAGCTGATGCAGCTAATCAACAACTAGAGAAAACCAATATTATCATAAACTTGGTACCTAAGGGAGTCAAATTTGATGATACTACAGCATttttaatatacaaaaaattcTGGCACAAGGAGGTTCTAATAGATGCTTCCCTCTTTGGTTCTTATGAAGTACTCTATGTTCACTATACAG GTCTTCCACCATCTCCACCTTCAACTCCTTCAGATATCGATGATGGGCCGAATCCAGGTCGTGACAACAATGGAATGATGATGAAACCTTTAGGAGTAGAAGTTCCAAAAAAAGAGAAAGTGCGGAGCAATGGAagaatgatttttataattgtgcTGTCATCAATTACTGCTTTTGTTCTGTTCCTTGGACTTTCTTGGCTTTGTCTGTTGAAATACAGTTCTTGTACTCATCAACATGAACAAGTTTCACATAGCTTAACACCATCCTCTTCAAAACAGACAA GGGTTTCAGGGCCATTAAATCATGGGATCGTGTCAGGATCTGGATCACGATCCATCAATTCTCCAACGATAACATATACAGGGTCTGCAAAGATTTTTACCTTGAATGACTTAGAGAAAGCAACAAATAACTTTGACTCTTCAAGAATATTAGGAGAAGGTGGCTTTGGAATTGTTTACAAAGGTGTTCTAAATGATGGGAGGGATGTAGCAGTGAAGGTTCTTAAAAGAGATGATCGGCGAGGTGGCCGTGAATTCTTGGCCGAAGTTGAGATGCTTAGTCGCCTGCACCATAGAAATTTAGTTAAATTGATAGGTATATGCATAGAGAAACAAACGCGTTGCCTAGTCTATGAGCTTGTCCCTAATGGAAGTGTGGAATCTCACTTGCACA GTGCTGACAAGGAAAGTGATCCATTGGATTGGAATGACCGGATGAAGATTGCTCTTGGCGCAGCTCGGGGATTAGCTTATCTACATGAAGATTCCAATCCGTATGTCATTCACCGGGACTTCAAGTCCAGTAACATCTTGTTAGAAAATGATTTTACCCCCAAGGTTTCAGATTTTGGATTGGCTAGAACAGCACTGGAAGAGGGGAACAAACACATCTCGACACATGTCATGGGAACATTCGG CTACTTAGCTCCTGAATATGCAATGACCGGCCATCTTCTCGTCAAAAGTGATGTTTACAGTTACGGTGTTGTACTCCTTGAGCTCCTGACAGGTAGAAAGCCTGTGGATTTGTCACAACCACCAGGTCAAGAAAATCTCGTGACATGGGTTCGTCCACTTCTCACGAGCAATGAAGGTTTGCAGATGATCATAGATCCAGTTGTAAAGCCAAACTTATCAATTGATACCGTGGTAAAAGTTGCAGCCATTGCATCCATGTGTGTGCAACCCGAAGTATCTCAACGACCTTTCATGGGAGAAGTTGTTCAGGCCTTGCAGCTTGTATGCAGTGAGTTTGAGGAAACAAGCTATGTAAGATCAAGTAGTTTTCAAAAAGAGGGTCTTGTAACCAATGTGGAAAGAAATTTTTTGGAGGTTTCAGATGAGAGAGTGGACTTTTCGGAGTATCGAAAAACACTTTATGGCTATCAATCTGGTGAAGAAAAGGTAAGATTATCAGCTTCAGAACTATTAAGTACTTCAGGCCAAGAATTTGAGTCATTCAGAAGGAAATCTACTTCAGGGCCTCTTACTAATGAGAAGAAAATACACTTCTGGCAAAAATTGAGAGGTTTGTCTAGAGGTAGCACCAGTGAACATGGATTTTCAACTAAACTATGGCCTGGATCTCATTAA